The genome window GTGGATTTAGGCAGACTTATTTCTATTTGCGGTGTAACTATAATTGTTGAACCCACCATGAAAAATATAAGTAAATTAAATACTATATCTATCATAGGGGTTAAATCTATTCCGCTTTTTATATTAAATCTTCTTCTAAATTTCATTATTTATCACTAACTATTATTCAACCTTTATAGTTCTAACATTGCTTAAGAAATGCTGACCTTTGTAAAGAATAGAAATTTTATAATCTCCTTGTCCGTATTCAGCTTTGAAAGTTCTTCCTAATATAGAATTTCCCATATCTTTAACATCGTATATTACTTTTCCTATATATGTCTTTCCGTCATCTCCTGTGATTCTAGCTTCAGGATCTGCCATCTCTACAGCTAATTTAAAATCAGTAAATGCAGCACCATTTAATATTCTATATTTTGCAGTTATTTCATCTCCGTATTTAGCGGTAGGTGAGAAATCTACAGATTCAGCAACTATATTAGCAAATGTTACTGTAGTATAAACACCAACGCCTCTTTTTACAGCACCAACTCCTATTGCATTATAATCTTTACTTAATATATTCTTTTTACTGTCAGGAGTTTTCATAAGATCTTTAACAATGCTTTCCGCTGCTTTTTTATCAGTAAATGGTATAACATCTAGTTTATGCATATTTTCACTTATATTTCCAACCATTTCAGGATATAATTTGACTTGTCTTGCTTTTGAATCTAAACCGTCTAAATCTGTATTACTAAAGAATTTATTTTTTGCCATATTATCAGCATGATATAATGCCAAAGAATGAAGTCTTTGATTATTAGGAAGAGGCGGAAGAGCTTCTTTGCTTCTCTCTAAATTTATTAATCTTAATACTTCGTCTTCTATTGTATTTGCACTAAGTATTAAAGCTGATAAAAATATAAATATTATTATTAAACTTAACCTTTTCATTTTTAATCTCCAAAAAGTTTTAAAATTATATAATTTTAAATCTAATTTTATAATGATTTCGTAAAAAATAAAAGAAAATAAATAAAAAAATAATATTATTTTTTATGTGAATATGATATGTTTTAATTATTGACTTTTTTTATTTAATATAATAAATTACTTTTTATAAAATATAAATTGGAGAATAGATACTTTTATGAAGAAAATATTTTTTATGCTGTTTTTATTTTCTTTATTATCTTCTTGTCAAAAAGCATCAGATTTTTTAGGGGTGAATTATGACAATTATGACAATTATGACAATTCATTGATATATCCTGACGGAAGTATGGGAAATGCATCTTTTTATGCTGATTATAAGGAGAGAGGAAATAAACGTTATAATTTTAATAAAATAGCAGAATATGATAAATTAATTATATATTTACAAGATGGCTCAGGATATAATAAGGAAAGTGTGGATTATATAGCTAATGTATTTAATAATAATTATGCTGAAGAAGTTAGAATATATGGAGAACATACAGATGTTGATAAGAATGGTAAAATTATAATTTTGCTATTAGAATTGAATGCTAGTTATTCAGGTACTGTTATTACTGGTTATTTTTATGGAAATGATTTATTATTGAATCAAAATAATAATGCTGAGATATTATATATGGATATAAAAATAGTTAATGAAAATCCTGAGTATATGGCTGGAACTATACAGCATGAATTTCAGCATTTAATTAATTTTAATGTTAATTATATAGAAAATGGAAAAGAAATATCTACTTGGCTTAATGAAGCTCTTTCAGAATCTACTTCTATATTATTCAGCCCAATTACAGTTAGTTCAAGAATAAATGAATTTAATAGAATGAATGGTTATTATTGTTTCTATACTTGGAATCTTCCTCTTAATATATTTGCTAATTATCCATCAGTTTCAGTATTTATGAATTGGCTTTATCAAAGAAATAATAATAACCCTTCTGTATTTCAAAATATAGCAAAATATTCATCAGCTGAAGATTATAATAGAGTTTTAAATAATGTAAGTTTTATAGGGGCATCTAGTTGGGATGATTTATTATTTAAATGGGTTGAAGGAATATATAATGGAGAAGTTACAGGAGCAGAAATAAAAGAACAAAAAGAAAATGATAATATTAATTTATATCCAGGGGCAGTAGTAGTTTATAATGGAAGTTTGACTCAGTCTGGTAATTTATTAACTAGAAAGCTATCAAGCTCTTTAGAATTGGCTTTAAATAATGATACTTATATTGGAAATAGCCCAACTCCTATAAATATTACAACTCCTAAAGCATCATCAGTACAGGCATCAAAAATGTATGAAACAGTAAATGATATTCCTTATATACCTAAAGAAAGACATATATTATTTGGTAAAGATGGAAAAATTAAAGAATATTAATTTATGAATAAGGAGGACTAATGAAAAGAATTTATAAAAACATCATAAAATATTCTTATATTTTTATGCTGGTTTTTTTCTTTATGCTTTTTGCTAAGAAAGAGGAGATTACGGGTACTATTAGAATGGTAGGTACAGCAATATTTCCTGAGATAGTTATAACTACAGAAGAGCGAGATTATTATTTTGATAAAAAATTTTTTGATGAATATGCTAAGTATGTAGGACAAAATATTACTGTAAAAGCTAAAGTAAAGAAAGATACTATATGGCTTGCAGATAGAAGTAAATCATTTGACAGATATACTATTATGTGGGTAGAAAAGCAAGAATAAATAAATAATAAATACAGTTTTTAGGCTTTAAATATGTTTAAATATTTAAAGCCTTTATTTATTGATAATAAAATAAAAATTCATTGATAAATATACGGAGTATGGTATAATTATAAAATAAAATAATCAAAACTATGGAGTCATTTTATGAATGTATTGGTAATCAATTCAGGAAGTTCAAGTATTAAATATCAATTATTCGCTATGCCTGAAGCAAAAGTTTTAGCTAAAGGACTTTTGGAAAAAATCGGCGAAGAGATAAGTGCATTAAAACACACAGCTGTAGAAAAAGGAAAAGAAAAAAAAATAGAACAAAAAGTTGCTGACCATAAAGCTGGTATGTCTTTAATTTTTTCTCTTTTAACAGACAAAGAATTTGGTGTTATATCTAATATGAATGAAATATCTGCTGTAGGTCATAGGGTTGTTCATGGCGGTGAAGAATTCAACAAAAGTACATTAATCACTGATGAAGCTGTAAAAGCTATGGAGGCTTGCTGCGATATAGCTCCTTTACATAACCCAGCTGGTTTGCAGGGTATAGCTGCTTGTAAAGAAATATTAAAAGATGTAAAAATGGTAGGTGTATTTGATACTAGTTTCCATCAAACAATACCTGATTATGCTTATATGTACGCTGTTCCTTATGAATGGTATGATAAATATAAAATACGCCGTTATGGTTTCCATGGTACTTCTCATAAATATGTTTACGGAGAGTTCTGTAAGGCAGAAAATAAACCTAATGCTAATGTTATAGTTTGCCATTTAGGAAATGGTGCTAGCGTAACTGCTATAAAAAATGGAGAATCTATTGATACTAGTATGGGTTTGACTCCTTTGGAAGGTTTGGTAATGGGTACTAGGTCTGGTGATATGGATCCTGCTGTTCCTACTTTTGTTATGGCTAAAGAAAATTTATCTCCAAAAGAAATGGATAATATTTTAAATAAAAAAAGCGGACTTTTAGGAGTTTCATGTCTTAGCAATGATATGAGAAATTTAGATGAGGCTTCTAAAACTAATAAAAAAGCTGAACTTGCTATAAAAATGTTCTGCTACAGAGTAAAAAAATATATAGGGGCTTATATGGCTGCCCTTGGTCATCTTGATGGTATTGTATTTACAGGCGGTATAGGTGAGAATAGTGCATCTATTAGAGGAAGAATACTTGAAGGTTTAGATGAGCTTGGTATTAAATGCGATGCTGATAAAAATTCTAAAGCCAGAGGATGTGCTAGTTTTGAAAAAGACGGTGCTCCTATTAAACTTTATGTTATAGCTACTGATGAAGAAAAAGCTATAGCTATGGATACTTACAATATAGCATTGAAATAATTTTATATATAAAAATAAATATTAAAATCGATAGGGTATCTTTTCTTTTGAAAGATACCCTATTTTTAAAGTTTTTTATGATATTAAATTTAGATAGTCTGAAAAAATCTATAGCCGCATTAGAAAAATCAATCAATGTATATGATAGAATCAAAACAGATGATGAAGAT of Brachyspira hampsonii contains these proteins:
- a CDS encoding CAP domain-containing protein, producing MKRLSLIIIFIFLSALILSANTIEDEVLRLINLERSKEALPPLPNNQRLHSLALYHADNMAKNKFFSNTDLDGLDSKARQVKLYPEMVGNISENMHKLDVIPFTDKKAAESIVKDLMKTPDSKKNILSKDYNAIGVGAVKRGVGVYTTVTFANIVAESVDFSPTAKYGDEITAKYRILNGAAFTDFKLAVEMADPEARITGDDGKTYIGKVIYDVKDMGNSILGRTFKAEYGQGDYKISILYKGQHFLSNVRTIKVE
- a CDS encoding peptidase M30; translated protein: MKKIFFMLFLFSLLSSCQKASDFLGVNYDNYDNYDNSLIYPDGSMGNASFYADYKERGNKRYNFNKIAEYDKLIIYLQDGSGYNKESVDYIANVFNNNYAEEVRIYGEHTDVDKNGKIIILLLELNASYSGTVITGYFYGNDLLLNQNNNAEILYMDIKIVNENPEYMAGTIQHEFQHLINFNVNYIENGKEISTWLNEALSESTSILFSPITVSSRINEFNRMNGYYCFYTWNLPLNIFANYPSVSVFMNWLYQRNNNNPSVFQNIAKYSSAEDYNRVLNNVSFIGASSWDDLLFKWVEGIYNGEVTGAEIKEQKENDNINLYPGAVVVYNGSLTQSGNLLTRKLSSSLELALNNDTYIGNSPTPINITTPKASSVQASKMYETVNDIPYIPKERHILFGKDGKIKEY
- a CDS encoding acetate/propionate family kinase; the protein is MNVLVINSGSSSIKYQLFAMPEAKVLAKGLLEKIGEEISALKHTAVEKGKEKKIEQKVADHKAGMSLIFSLLTDKEFGVISNMNEISAVGHRVVHGGEEFNKSTLITDEAVKAMEACCDIAPLHNPAGLQGIAACKEILKDVKMVGVFDTSFHQTIPDYAYMYAVPYEWYDKYKIRRYGFHGTSHKYVYGEFCKAENKPNANVIVCHLGNGASVTAIKNGESIDTSMGLTPLEGLVMGTRSGDMDPAVPTFVMAKENLSPKEMDNILNKKSGLLGVSCLSNDMRNLDEASKTNKKAELAIKMFCYRVKKYIGAYMAALGHLDGIVFTGGIGENSASIRGRILEGLDELGIKCDADKNSKARGCASFEKDGAPIKLYVIATDEEKAIAMDTYNIALK